One Streptomyces sp. SAI-135 DNA segment encodes these proteins:
- a CDS encoding ATP synthase F0 subunit B has protein sequence MDVQKKLDEIVATVSGARSMPMSASVMVNRAELLAMLDELRQALPGSLAQAQELIGDREQMVEQARQEAERIISTAHAERGSLISDTEIARRSQAEADRILNEARQEAEEVRAEADDYVDSKLANFEVVLTKTLGSVGRGREKLLGTGPGLDENGYEDEDAPERSHDPETLRKDADSYVDAKLGAFEAVLAKTLEAVGRGRQKLHGRIATDDLGALADNTSTVQHSSDADYLADLAALAEQDSQAAAQAPAEQPDYSRQPAYGYQQQTDAYAAYQQQPDPYNQQDPYSYQQADPYAYQGYDQQQAAYDQQHQAQQAQHAQAQHAHAQHAQQSYALDETSLFDTGMITPEQLRAYEQGRGQ, from the coding sequence GTGGACGTGCAGAAGAAGCTCGACGAGATCGTGGCCACGGTCTCCGGCGCCCGGTCGATGCCCATGTCGGCCTCGGTGATGGTCAACCGCGCCGAGCTGCTCGCGATGCTCGACGAGCTGCGCCAGGCGCTGCCCGGCTCCCTCGCGCAGGCCCAGGAGCTGATCGGCGACCGTGAGCAGATGGTGGAGCAGGCCCGCCAGGAGGCCGAGCGCATCATCTCCACGGCGCACGCCGAGCGCGGCTCCCTGATCTCCGACACCGAGATCGCCCGCCGCTCCCAGGCCGAGGCCGACCGGATCCTGAACGAGGCCCGCCAGGAGGCCGAGGAGGTCCGCGCGGAGGCCGACGACTACGTCGACTCCAAGCTCGCCAACTTCGAGGTCGTCCTCACCAAGACCCTCGGCTCGGTGGGCCGCGGCCGCGAGAAGCTCCTCGGCACCGGCCCGGGCCTCGACGAGAACGGCTACGAGGACGAGGACGCCCCCGAGCGCAGCCACGACCCCGAGACCCTGCGCAAGGACGCCGACTCCTACGTCGACGCCAAGCTCGGCGCCTTCGAGGCGGTCCTCGCCAAGACCCTGGAGGCCGTCGGCCGCGGCCGCCAGAAGCTGCACGGCCGGATCGCCACCGACGACCTCGGCGCCCTCGCCGACAACACCTCCACCGTCCAGCACTCCAGCGACGCCGACTACCTGGCCGACCTCGCCGCCCTCGCCGAGCAGGACAGCCAGGCCGCGGCCCAGGCACCGGCCGAGCAGCCGGACTACAGCCGGCAGCCGGCGTACGGCTACCAGCAGCAGACAGACGCCTACGCGGCCTACCAGCAGCAGCCGGATCCCTACAACCAGCAGGATCCGTACAGCTACCAGCAGGCCGATCCCTATGCCTACCAGGGCTACGACCAGCAGCAGGCGGCCTACGACCAGCAGCACCAGGCCCAGCAGGCCCAGCACGCCCAGGCCCAGCACGCGCATGCCCAGCACGCCCAGCAGAGCTACGCCCTCGACGAGACCAGCCTCTTCGACACCGGCATGATCACGCCGGAGCAGTTGAGGGCGTACGAGCAGGGTCGCGGCCAGTAA
- a CDS encoding DUF177 domain-containing protein has product MALNARHDHRNPLVFDTHELGRRPGALQRLTREIDAPKDLGIQGVIGVPEGAPVELELRLESVMEGVLVTGTARARAEGECVRCLEPLELALEADFQEMFSYPDADDRGRVKAEPADDVEEDEDRLFIEDGLFDLEPVLRDAVVLALPMQPVCQDDCPGLCSECGARLADDPDHHHDAVDIRWAALQGLAGSLEDGEKDEMSGDAPRSAPANEKQEK; this is encoded by the coding sequence ATGGCCCTGAACGCCCGCCACGACCACCGCAACCCTCTCGTGTTCGACACACACGAGCTGGGTCGGCGTCCTGGCGCGCTGCAGCGCCTGACCCGTGAGATCGACGCTCCCAAGGATCTCGGCATCCAGGGAGTGATCGGAGTGCCGGAAGGCGCCCCGGTCGAGCTCGAACTCCGTCTGGAGTCCGTCATGGAAGGGGTGCTTGTCACAGGCACCGCCCGTGCACGGGCCGAGGGGGAGTGCGTAAGGTGTCTGGAGCCGCTTGAGCTGGCGCTCGAAGCGGACTTCCAGGAGATGTTCTCGTACCCTGACGCCGACGACCGTGGCCGTGTGAAAGCGGAACCGGCCGACGACGTCGAGGAAGACGAGGACAGGCTCTTCATCGAGGACGGCTTGTTCGACCTCGAACCCGTGCTGCGCGATGCGGTGGTGCTCGCACTGCCGATGCAGCCGGTGTGCCAGGACGACTGCCCCGGCCTGTGCTCCGAGTGCGGAGCCCGGCTGGCGGACGACCCGGACCACCACCACGACGCCGTCGACATCCGTTGGGCGGCACTGCAGGGACTCGCCGGTTCACTCGAAGACGGCGAGAAGGACGAGATGAGTGGCGACGCGCCTCGATCGGCGCCCGCCAACGAGAAGCAGGAGAAGTAG
- the rpmF gene encoding 50S ribosomal protein L32, with protein sequence MAVPKRKMSRSNTRHRRSQWKAAVPTLVACERCHEPKLQHIACPACGTYNKRQVLEV encoded by the coding sequence GTGGCTGTTCCGAAGCGGAAGATGTCGCGCAGCAACACGCGCCACCGCCGGTCGCAGTGGAAGGCTGCGGTCCCCACCCTGGTTGCGTGCGAGCGCTGCCACGAGCCCAAGCTGCAGCACATCGCGTGCCCCGCTTGCGGCACCTACAACAAGCGCCAGGTCCTCGAGGTCTGA
- the rnc gene encoding ribonuclease III, translating into MSTPKKNSGDNQASSHTLLEGRLGYKLESALLVRALTHRSYAYENGGLPTNERLEFLGDSVLGLVVTDTLYTTHPDLPEGQLAKLRAAVVNSRALAEVGRGLDLGSFIRLGRGEEGTGGRDKASILADTLEAVIGAVYLDQGLDAASELVHRLFDPLIEKSSNLGAGLDWKTSLQELTATEGLGVPEYLVTETGPDHEKTFTAAARVGGVSYGTGTGRSKKEAEQQAAESAWRSIRAAADERAKAAAEKAVEAVEAVQAVEASEDDDEGPSSVSA; encoded by the coding sequence GTGTCCACGCCGAAGAAGAACTCGGGCGACAACCAGGCCTCGTCCCACACGCTGCTTGAAGGGCGGCTCGGGTACAAGCTCGAGTCCGCCCTTCTGGTGCGTGCGCTGACCCACCGTTCCTACGCGTACGAGAACGGCGGTCTGCCGACCAACGAACGCCTGGAGTTCCTCGGGGACTCGGTGCTCGGCCTCGTGGTCACGGACACGCTGTACACCACCCACCCCGACCTGCCCGAAGGCCAGCTGGCCAAGTTGCGGGCCGCGGTGGTCAACTCGCGTGCGCTGGCGGAGGTCGGCCGTGGGCTCGACCTGGGTTCCTTCATCCGGCTCGGCCGTGGTGAAGAGGGCACAGGCGGCCGGGACAAGGCATCCATCCTCGCCGACACCCTGGAAGCGGTGATCGGCGCGGTCTATCTCGACCAGGGTCTCGATGCGGCGAGCGAGCTCGTCCACCGGCTTTTCGATCCGCTGATCGAGAAGTCCTCCAACCTCGGTGCCGGCCTGGACTGGAAGACCAGTCTCCAGGAGCTCACCGCGACCGAGGGGCTCGGCGTGCCCGAGTACCTGGTCACGGAGACCGGCCCCGATCACGAGAAGACCTTCACTGCTGCCGCCCGCGTCGGAGGCGTCTCGTACGGCACCGGCACCGGCCGCAGCAAGAAGGAGGCGGAGCAGCAGGCCGCGGAGTCCGCCTGGAGGTCCATCAGGGCCGCCGCGGACGAGCGCGCCAAGGCGGCGGCAGAGAAGGCGGTCGAAGCCGTCGAAGCCGTCCAGGCCGTCGAAGCCTCCGAGGACGACGACGAAGGCCCGTCGTCCGTCTCCGCCTGA
- the mutM gene encoding bifunctional DNA-formamidopyrimidine glycosylase/DNA-(apurinic or apyrimidinic site) lyase: MPELPEVEVVRRGLERWVAHRTVAEVEVLHPRAVRRHLAGADDFAHRLKGHRVGTPSRRGKYLWLPLEDTDQSVLAHLGMSGQLLVQPHAAPDEKHLRIRVAFADEVDTELRFVDQRTFGGLSLHDNTADGLPDVIAHIARDPLDPLFDDDAFHQALRRKRSTIKRALLDQSLISGVGNIYADEALWRSRIHYERPTAGFTRPRTAELLGHVRDVMNAALAVGGTSFDSLYVNVNGESGYFDRSLDAYGREGLPCKRCGTPMRRRPWMNRSSYFCPRCQRAPRVTS, from the coding sequence ATGCCCGAGTTGCCCGAGGTCGAGGTCGTACGGCGCGGTCTCGAGAGGTGGGTCGCCCACCGCACGGTCGCCGAGGTCGAGGTGCTGCACCCGCGGGCGGTCCGCCGCCACCTCGCCGGTGCCGACGACTTCGCGCACCGCCTCAAGGGTCACCGTGTCGGCACCCCGAGCCGCCGCGGGAAGTACCTCTGGCTGCCCCTGGAGGACACGGACCAGTCGGTCCTGGCGCACCTCGGGATGAGCGGCCAGCTGCTGGTCCAGCCGCACGCCGCGCCCGACGAGAAGCACCTCAGGATCCGGGTCGCCTTCGCGGACGAGGTCGACACCGAACTCCGCTTCGTCGACCAACGCACCTTCGGCGGACTGTCGTTGCACGACAACACCGCCGACGGCCTGCCCGACGTGATCGCGCACATCGCGCGCGACCCCCTCGACCCGCTCTTCGACGACGACGCCTTCCACCAGGCCCTGCGCCGCAAGCGCAGCACCATCAAACGGGCCCTGCTGGACCAGTCGTTGATCAGCGGGGTCGGCAACATCTACGCGGACGAGGCACTTTGGCGCTCCCGCATCCACTACGAGCGCCCCACCGCCGGTTTCACCCGCCCGCGCACGGCCGAACTCCTGGGCCACGTCCGGGACGTGATGAACGCTGCCCTCGCGGTCGGCGGCACCAGCTTCGACAGCCTGTACGTCAACGTCAACGGCGAGTCCGGGTACTTCGACCGGTCCCTCGACGCGTACGGCCGTGAGGGGCTGCCGTGCAAGCGGTGCGGTACGCCGATGCGCCGGCGGCCCTGGATGAACCGGTCCAGCTACTTCTGCCCGAGGTGTCAGCGGGCGCCGCGCGTCACGTCGTAG
- a CDS encoding helix-turn-helix domain-containing protein: MDTTQQPPEARDLPYDVFAKACPSRGTLEHVTGRWGALTLGALYEGSLRFNELRRRVDGVSEKMLSQTLQGLERDGLVHREAQPTNPPRVDYELTPLGHEVAERLLGLIRFVEGRMDDVLAARERYDVTRGAR, from the coding sequence ATGGACACCACGCAGCAGCCCCCGGAGGCGCGGGACCTCCCGTACGACGTGTTCGCCAAGGCCTGCCCCTCGCGCGGCACCCTGGAGCATGTGACGGGCCGCTGGGGCGCACTCACCCTCGGCGCCCTGTACGAGGGCTCGCTGCGCTTCAACGAGCTGCGCCGCCGGGTCGACGGCGTGAGCGAGAAGATGCTCTCCCAGACGCTCCAGGGCCTGGAGCGCGACGGCCTGGTGCACCGCGAGGCCCAGCCCACCAACCCGCCCCGGGTCGACTACGAACTGACCCCCCTGGGCCACGAGGTCGCCGAGCGCCTCCTGGGCCTCATCCGCTTCGTCGAGGGCCGCATGGACGACGTCCTGGCCGCCCGCGAGCGCTACGACGTGACGCGCGGCGCCCGCTGA
- a CDS encoding CAP domain-containing protein, whose protein sequence is MGRHRRSAAGRAATGRATGFTQTHGSFGSYDPQDSYDFASAATTTYSVHEDPDPYARSDAYLFASEEEYALYRGEGYTPAGGPRRSGSHRRRKKNLVTPVKTGLLGVSAAVAIGTVAVAVATGVVPGLDNYKLGGGSTTGGDVQAAGSPTNSPAEQGGATGSADSREDGSSTSRGAERASSPTPAPSTSATTPPAEKPTEKPAATPSKKPETTPSQKEREPAKKETPAPPVEVSTEAAAAAQVLELVNVERAKVGCSPVAANSALADLAADFSKAMAKQGFFDHTDPSGATPWDRAAQAGITSLGGENIARGQADPAAVMEAWMNSPGHKANILNCDFKTLGVGVQFGAGGPWWTQDFGY, encoded by the coding sequence ATGGGACGCCACCGACGCTCCGCCGCCGGCCGCGCCGCCACGGGCCGCGCCACGGGGTTCACACAGACGCACGGCTCCTTCGGGAGCTACGACCCGCAGGACTCGTACGACTTCGCCTCGGCGGCCACCACGACCTACTCGGTCCACGAGGACCCCGACCCCTACGCGCGCAGTGACGCCTACCTGTTCGCGTCGGAGGAGGAGTACGCGCTGTACCGCGGCGAGGGCTACACGCCCGCCGGCGGTCCGCGCCGCAGCGGCTCGCACCGCCGGCGCAAGAAGAACCTCGTGACGCCGGTCAAGACCGGTCTGCTCGGGGTCTCGGCCGCCGTCGCCATCGGCACGGTCGCGGTCGCGGTCGCCACGGGCGTGGTGCCCGGCCTGGACAACTACAAGCTCGGCGGCGGCAGCACGACCGGCGGTGACGTCCAGGCGGCGGGCTCGCCGACCAACTCCCCCGCCGAGCAGGGCGGCGCCACCGGCAGCGCCGACAGCCGCGAGGACGGCTCGTCGACCAGCCGCGGCGCCGAGCGCGCCTCCTCGCCCACGCCTGCCCCCTCGACCTCGGCGACCACCCCGCCGGCCGAGAAGCCGACCGAGAAGCCGGCGGCCACCCCGAGCAAGAAGCCCGAGACCACTCCTTCGCAGAAGGAGCGGGAGCCGGCGAAGAAGGAGACCCCCGCACCGCCGGTGGAGGTCTCCACGGAGGCCGCGGCCGCCGCCCAGGTGCTGGAGCTCGTCAACGTCGAGCGGGCGAAGGTCGGCTGCAGCCCGGTCGCCGCCAACAGCGCGCTGGCCGACCTGGCCGCGGACTTCAGCAAGGCCATGGCCAAGCAGGGCTTCTTCGACCACACCGACCCGAGCGGCGCCACACCGTGGGACCGTGCGGCGCAGGCCGGGATCACCAGCCTCGGCGGCGAGAACATCGCCCGCGGCCAGGCCGACCCGGCGGCGGTCATGGAGGCCTGGATGAACAGCCCCGGCCACAAGGCCAACATCCTGAACTGCGACTTCAAGACGCTCGGCGTCGGTGTGCAGTTCGGTGCGGGCGGCCCCTGGTGGACCCAGGACTTCGGCTACTAG
- a CDS encoding acylphosphatase, translated as MSEDVRLVAWVRGRVQGVGFRWFTRAKALEIGGLSGFALNLDDGRVQVVAEGPRKGCHELLDWLLGDDTPGRVDGVTEIWDTPRGGYDGFAIR; from the coding sequence ATGAGCGAGGATGTACGACTGGTCGCCTGGGTGCGCGGACGCGTCCAAGGTGTGGGTTTCCGCTGGTTCACGCGGGCCAAGGCCCTGGAGATCGGCGGCCTGAGTGGTTTTGCTCTCAATCTGGACGACGGACGCGTCCAAGTGGTTGCGGAGGGGCCGCGAAAGGGCTGTCACGAACTCCTCGACTGGCTCCTGGGCGACGACACGCCCGGACGCGTCGACGGCGTCACCGAGATCTGGGACACACCTCGCGGGGGTTACGACGGCTTCGCCATCCGATGA